The following are from one region of the Falco biarmicus isolate bFalBia1 chromosome 1, bFalBia1.pri, whole genome shotgun sequence genome:
- the UNK gene encoding RING finger protein unkempt homolog isoform X4: MSKGPVASGPAAAGPASAASALQAQPEKPQHYTYLKEFRTEQCPLFVQHKCTQHRPYTCFHWHFVNQRRRRSIRRRDGTFNYSPDIYCTKYDETTGICPEGDECPFLHRTTGDTERRYHLRYYKTGICIHETDSKGNCTKNGVHCAFAHGPHDLRSPVYDIRELQAMEALQNGQTTSEGGIEGQSAVAASHAMIEKILSEEPRWQETTYVLGNYKTEQCKKPPRLCRQGYACPYYHNSKDRRRSPRKHKYRSSPCPSVKHGDEWGDPSKCENGDSCQYCHTRTEQQFHPEIYKSTKCNDMQQSGSCPRGPFCAFAHVEQPALSEDLQQSSAVSSPTQTGPVMYMPSAAGDSVPVSPSSPHAPDLSNILCRNSSLGSPSNICGSPPGAIGKPHSLETIGFPPDSVTAAGSYKKAPGFEREDQQAKMKSHSLEHRSQEQPLLQPKQDILGILPVGSPLTSSISSSITSSLAATPPSPAGTSSIPGMNANALPFYPTSDTVESVIESALDDLDLNEFGVAALEKTFDSSTVPHTSGIMIGGSLLQSSAPVNIPGSLGSSASFHSASPSPPVSLSSHFLHQPQGHLSQSENTFLGTSASHGSLGLNGMNSSIWEHFASGSFSPSTSPAFLSGPGAAELARLRQELDEANGTIKQWEESWKQAKQACDAWKKEAEEANDRANTANMECELAREQREALELQVKKLQEELERIHTGQDPQFLRSFSDLESLSLSSLYTLQKQLRANLEKVDKAVFQMQSVKCLKCQEENRVVLPCQHAVLCETCAEEGECPICHPNRPHSLQS; encoded by the exons TTACCTGAAGGAGTTCCGCACGGAGCAGTGCCCTCTTTTTGTGCAGCACAAGTGCACTCAGCACCGGCCCTACACTTGCTTCCACTGGCACTTTGTCAATCAGCGTCGTCGCAGATCTATCCGCCGCCGGGATGGTACATTTAACTACAGCCCTGACATTTACTGTACCAAGTATGATGAGACCACAGGAATCTGCCCAGAAGGAGATGA GTGTCCTTTCTTGCATAGAACTACTGGAGACACAGAGAGGAGGTATCACTTGCGCTACTACAAAACTGGAATCTGCATTCACGAGACAGACTCCAAGGGAAACTGCACAAAGAACGGAGTTCACTGCGCATTTGCTCATGGGCCCCATGACCTACGTTCTCCAGTGTATGACATCAG GGAGCTTCAGGCGATGGAGGCTTTGCAGAATGGTCAGACTACATCTGAAGGTGGCATAGAGGGTCAGTCTGCAGTCGCTGCTAGCCATGCTATGATAGAGAAAATACTGAGTGAGGAACCAAGGTGGCAAG AAACAACGTATGTGTTGGGAAATTACAAgacagagcaatgtaagaaaccCCCCCGTCTCTGTCGCCAGGGTTATGCCTGTCCCTACTACCACAATAGCAAAGACAGAAGAAGAAgcccaagaaaacacaaatacag ATCTTCGCCATGTCCCAGTGTGAAACATGGAGACGAGTGGGGAGATCCCAGTAAGTGTGAAAATGGAGACTCATGCCAATATTGCCACACTCGCACAGAACAACAATTCCATCCAGAG ATCTACAAATCCACCAAATGCAATGATATGCAGCAGTCTGGCAGCTGTCCCCGAGGACCCTTCTGTGCCTTTGCACATGTAGAAC AGCCTGCTCTGAGTGAAGATTTACAGCAATCCTCAGCTGTGTCTAGCCCGACACAGACAGGCCCTGTGATGTATATGCCATCGGCAGCTGGTGATTCTGTTCCGGTCAGCCCTTCCAGTCCACATGCCCCAGACCTTAGCAAT ATTCTTTGTAGGAACAGCAGTCTCGGAAGCCCATCTAATATATGTGGGTCTCCTCCTGGTGCCATTGGAAAGCCGCACAGCTTGGAGACCATTGGTTTTCCTCCAGACTCAGTAACAGCAGCCGGCAGCTACAAGAAAGCACCGGGGTTTGAGCGAGAAGATCAG CAAGCAAAAATGAAGTCTCACTCGCTGGAACACAGGAGCCAGGAGCAACCTTTGTTACAGCCCAAACAG GACATACTGGGTATTCTCCCAGTGGGGAGCCCACTGACATCCAGCATCTCCTCTAGTATCACCTCCAGTCTGGCTGCAACGCCACCAAGCCCTGCCGGCACCAGCAGCATACCAGGCATGAATGCCAATGCCCTTCCTTTCTACCCAACCAGTGACACCGTTGAGTCTGTCATAG AGTCTGCCTTGGATGACCTGGACCTGAATGAATTCGGAGTGGCTGCCCTGGAGAAGACATTtgacagcagcacagtgccCCACACGAGTGGCATCATGATAG GTGGGAGTTTGCTGCAAAGTTCTGCTCCTGTAAATATCCCCGGGTCCCTTGGAAGCTCTGCCTCCTTTCACTCTGCCTCTCCTTCTCCACCGGTCAGCCTCTCATCGCATTTCCTTCATCAGCCCCAGGGACACTTAAGCCAATCAGAAAACACTTTCCTGGGGACATCAGCTTCTCATGGATCATTAG GTTTAAATGGGATGAACAGCAGCATATGGGAACACTTTGCTTCGGGGAGTTTTTCGCCCAGTACCTCACCTGCATTTCTGTCAGGTCCAGGTGCTGCGGAGCTGGCACGGCTACGACAGGAACTGGATGAAGCCAACGGCACAATAAAGCAGTGGGAAGAGTCTTGGAAACAAGCCAAACAG GCTTGTGATGCTTGGaaaaaggaggcagaggaagcAAATGATCGCGCCAACACAGCTAACATGGAATGTGAACTGGCCCGGGAGCAGAGGGAAGCCTTGGAGCTGCAAGTGAAGAAactgcaggaggagctggagaggaTCCACACAGGCCAGGACCCTCAGTTTCTGCGCTCCTTCTCTGATCTGGAATCACTCTCGCTCTCTTCGCTTTACACCCTTCAGAAACAGCTGCGGGCAAACCTGGAGAAAGTCGATAAG GCGGTATTTCAGATGCAGTCAGTGAAATGCCTTAAGTGTCAGGAGGAGAACCGGGTGGTGTTACCGTGCCAACACGCAGTGCTGTGTGAAACGTGCGCCGAGGAGGGCGAGTGCCCCATCTGCCATCCCAACAGGCCCCACTCTCTCCAGTCGTGA
- the UNK gene encoding RING finger protein unkempt homolog isoform X3 produces the protein MSKGPVASGPAAAGPASAASALQAQPEKPQHYTYLKEFRTEQCPLFVQHKCTQHRPYTCFHWHFVNQRRRRSIRRRDGTFNYSPDIYCTKYDETTGICPEGDECPFLHRTTGDTERRYHLRYYKTGICIHETDSKGNCTKNGVHCAFAHGPHDLRSPVYDIRELQAMEALQNGQTTSEGGIEGQSAVAASHAMIEKILSEEPRWQETTYVLGNYKTEQCKKPPRLCRQGYACPYYHNSKDRRRSPRKHKYRSSPCPSVKHGDEWGDPSKCENGDSCQYCHTRTEQQFHPEIYKSTKCNDMQQSGSCPRGPFCAFAHVEQPALSEDLQQSSAVSSPTQTGPVMYMPSAAGDSVPVSPSSPHAPDLSNILCRNSSLGSPSNICGSPPGAIGKPHSLETIGFPPDSVTAAGSYKKAPGFEREDQVGAEYLKSFKCQQAKMKSHSLEHRSQEQPLLQPKQDILGILPVGSPLTSSISSSITSSLAATPPSPAGTSSIPGMNANALPFYPTSDTVESVIESALDDLDLNEFGVAALEKTFDSSTVPHTSGIMIGGSLLQSSAPVNIPGSLGSSASFHSASPSPPVSLSSHFLHQPQGHLSQSENTFLGTSASHGSLGLNGMNSSIWEHFASGSFSPSTSPAFLSGPGAAELARLRQELDEANGTIKQWEESWKQAKQACDAWKKEAEEANDRANTANMECELAREQREALELQVKKLQEELERIHTGQDPQFLRSFSDLESLSLSSLYTLQKQLRANLEKVDKAVFQMQSVKCLKCQEENRVVLPCQHAVLCETCAEEGECPICHPNRPHSLQS, from the exons TTACCTGAAGGAGTTCCGCACGGAGCAGTGCCCTCTTTTTGTGCAGCACAAGTGCACTCAGCACCGGCCCTACACTTGCTTCCACTGGCACTTTGTCAATCAGCGTCGTCGCAGATCTATCCGCCGCCGGGATGGTACATTTAACTACAGCCCTGACATTTACTGTACCAAGTATGATGAGACCACAGGAATCTGCCCAGAAGGAGATGA GTGTCCTTTCTTGCATAGAACTACTGGAGACACAGAGAGGAGGTATCACTTGCGCTACTACAAAACTGGAATCTGCATTCACGAGACAGACTCCAAGGGAAACTGCACAAAGAACGGAGTTCACTGCGCATTTGCTCATGGGCCCCATGACCTACGTTCTCCAGTGTATGACATCAG GGAGCTTCAGGCGATGGAGGCTTTGCAGAATGGTCAGACTACATCTGAAGGTGGCATAGAGGGTCAGTCTGCAGTCGCTGCTAGCCATGCTATGATAGAGAAAATACTGAGTGAGGAACCAAGGTGGCAAG AAACAACGTATGTGTTGGGAAATTACAAgacagagcaatgtaagaaaccCCCCCGTCTCTGTCGCCAGGGTTATGCCTGTCCCTACTACCACAATAGCAAAGACAGAAGAAGAAgcccaagaaaacacaaatacag ATCTTCGCCATGTCCCAGTGTGAAACATGGAGACGAGTGGGGAGATCCCAGTAAGTGTGAAAATGGAGACTCATGCCAATATTGCCACACTCGCACAGAACAACAATTCCATCCAGAG ATCTACAAATCCACCAAATGCAATGATATGCAGCAGTCTGGCAGCTGTCCCCGAGGACCCTTCTGTGCCTTTGCACATGTAGAAC AGCCTGCTCTGAGTGAAGATTTACAGCAATCCTCAGCTGTGTCTAGCCCGACACAGACAGGCCCTGTGATGTATATGCCATCGGCAGCTGGTGATTCTGTTCCGGTCAGCCCTTCCAGTCCACATGCCCCAGACCTTAGCAAT ATTCTTTGTAGGAACAGCAGTCTCGGAAGCCCATCTAATATATGTGGGTCTCCTCCTGGTGCCATTGGAAAGCCGCACAGCTTGGAGACCATTGGTTTTCCTCCAGACTCAGTAACAGCAGCCGGCAGCTACAAGAAAGCACCGGGGTTTGAGCGAGAAGATCAGGTGGGGGCCGAGTATTTGAAGAGTTTCAAATGCCAG CAAGCAAAAATGAAGTCTCACTCGCTGGAACACAGGAGCCAGGAGCAACCTTTGTTACAGCCCAAACAG GACATACTGGGTATTCTCCCAGTGGGGAGCCCACTGACATCCAGCATCTCCTCTAGTATCACCTCCAGTCTGGCTGCAACGCCACCAAGCCCTGCCGGCACCAGCAGCATACCAGGCATGAATGCCAATGCCCTTCCTTTCTACCCAACCAGTGACACCGTTGAGTCTGTCATAG AGTCTGCCTTGGATGACCTGGACCTGAATGAATTCGGAGTGGCTGCCCTGGAGAAGACATTtgacagcagcacagtgccCCACACGAGTGGCATCATGATAG GTGGGAGTTTGCTGCAAAGTTCTGCTCCTGTAAATATCCCCGGGTCCCTTGGAAGCTCTGCCTCCTTTCACTCTGCCTCTCCTTCTCCACCGGTCAGCCTCTCATCGCATTTCCTTCATCAGCCCCAGGGACACTTAAGCCAATCAGAAAACACTTTCCTGGGGACATCAGCTTCTCATGGATCATTAG GTTTAAATGGGATGAACAGCAGCATATGGGAACACTTTGCTTCGGGGAGTTTTTCGCCCAGTACCTCACCTGCATTTCTGTCAGGTCCAGGTGCTGCGGAGCTGGCACGGCTACGACAGGAACTGGATGAAGCCAACGGCACAATAAAGCAGTGGGAAGAGTCTTGGAAACAAGCCAAACAG GCTTGTGATGCTTGGaaaaaggaggcagaggaagcAAATGATCGCGCCAACACAGCTAACATGGAATGTGAACTGGCCCGGGAGCAGAGGGAAGCCTTGGAGCTGCAAGTGAAGAAactgcaggaggagctggagaggaTCCACACAGGCCAGGACCCTCAGTTTCTGCGCTCCTTCTCTGATCTGGAATCACTCTCGCTCTCTTCGCTTTACACCCTTCAGAAACAGCTGCGGGCAAACCTGGAGAAAGTCGATAAG GCGGTATTTCAGATGCAGTCAGTGAAATGCCTTAAGTGTCAGGAGGAGAACCGGGTGGTGTTACCGTGCCAACACGCAGTGCTGTGTGAAACGTGCGCCGAGGAGGGCGAGTGCCCCATCTGCCATCCCAACAGGCCCCACTCTCTCCAGTCGTGA
- the UNK gene encoding RING finger protein unkempt homolog isoform X7 → MSKGPVASGPAAAGPASAASALQAQPEKPQHYTYLKEFRTEQCPLFVQHKCTQHRPYTCFHWHFVNQRRRRSIRRRDGTFNYSPDIYCTKYDETTGICPEGDECPFLHRTTGDTERRYHLRYYKTGICIHETDSKGNCTKNGVHCAFAHGPHDLRSPVYDIRELQAMEALQNGQTTSEGGIEGQSAVAASHAMIEKILSEEPRWQETTYVLGNYKTEQCKKPPRLCRQGYACPYYHNSKDRRRSPRKHKYRSSPCPSVKHGDEWGDPSKCENGDSCQYCHTRTEQQFHPEIYKSTKCNDMQQSGSCPRGPFCAFAHVEQPALSEDLQQSSAVSSPTQTGPVMYMPSAAGDSVPVSPSSPHAPDLSNQAKMKSHSLEHRSQEQPLLQPKQDILGILPVGSPLTSSISSSITSSLAATPPSPAGTSSIPGMNANALPFYPTSDTVESVIESALDDLDLNEFGVAALEKTFDSSTVPHTSGIMIGGSLLQSSAPVNIPGSLGSSASFHSASPSPPVSLSSHFLHQPQGHLSQSENTFLGTSASHGSLGLNGMNSSIWEHFASGSFSPSTSPAFLSGPGAAELARLRQELDEANGTIKQWEESWKQAKQACDAWKKEAEEANDRANTANMECELAREQREALELQVKKLQEELERIHTGQDPQFLRSFSDLESLSLSSLYTLQKQLRANLEKVDKAVFQMQSVKCLKCQEENRVVLPCQHAVLCETCAEEGECPICHPNRPHSLQS, encoded by the exons TTACCTGAAGGAGTTCCGCACGGAGCAGTGCCCTCTTTTTGTGCAGCACAAGTGCACTCAGCACCGGCCCTACACTTGCTTCCACTGGCACTTTGTCAATCAGCGTCGTCGCAGATCTATCCGCCGCCGGGATGGTACATTTAACTACAGCCCTGACATTTACTGTACCAAGTATGATGAGACCACAGGAATCTGCCCAGAAGGAGATGA GTGTCCTTTCTTGCATAGAACTACTGGAGACACAGAGAGGAGGTATCACTTGCGCTACTACAAAACTGGAATCTGCATTCACGAGACAGACTCCAAGGGAAACTGCACAAAGAACGGAGTTCACTGCGCATTTGCTCATGGGCCCCATGACCTACGTTCTCCAGTGTATGACATCAG GGAGCTTCAGGCGATGGAGGCTTTGCAGAATGGTCAGACTACATCTGAAGGTGGCATAGAGGGTCAGTCTGCAGTCGCTGCTAGCCATGCTATGATAGAGAAAATACTGAGTGAGGAACCAAGGTGGCAAG AAACAACGTATGTGTTGGGAAATTACAAgacagagcaatgtaagaaaccCCCCCGTCTCTGTCGCCAGGGTTATGCCTGTCCCTACTACCACAATAGCAAAGACAGAAGAAGAAgcccaagaaaacacaaatacag ATCTTCGCCATGTCCCAGTGTGAAACATGGAGACGAGTGGGGAGATCCCAGTAAGTGTGAAAATGGAGACTCATGCCAATATTGCCACACTCGCACAGAACAACAATTCCATCCAGAG ATCTACAAATCCACCAAATGCAATGATATGCAGCAGTCTGGCAGCTGTCCCCGAGGACCCTTCTGTGCCTTTGCACATGTAGAAC AGCCTGCTCTGAGTGAAGATTTACAGCAATCCTCAGCTGTGTCTAGCCCGACACAGACAGGCCCTGTGATGTATATGCCATCGGCAGCTGGTGATTCTGTTCCGGTCAGCCCTTCCAGTCCACATGCCCCAGACCTTAGCAAT CAAGCAAAAATGAAGTCTCACTCGCTGGAACACAGGAGCCAGGAGCAACCTTTGTTACAGCCCAAACAG GACATACTGGGTATTCTCCCAGTGGGGAGCCCACTGACATCCAGCATCTCCTCTAGTATCACCTCCAGTCTGGCTGCAACGCCACCAAGCCCTGCCGGCACCAGCAGCATACCAGGCATGAATGCCAATGCCCTTCCTTTCTACCCAACCAGTGACACCGTTGAGTCTGTCATAG AGTCTGCCTTGGATGACCTGGACCTGAATGAATTCGGAGTGGCTGCCCTGGAGAAGACATTtgacagcagcacagtgccCCACACGAGTGGCATCATGATAG GTGGGAGTTTGCTGCAAAGTTCTGCTCCTGTAAATATCCCCGGGTCCCTTGGAAGCTCTGCCTCCTTTCACTCTGCCTCTCCTTCTCCACCGGTCAGCCTCTCATCGCATTTCCTTCATCAGCCCCAGGGACACTTAAGCCAATCAGAAAACACTTTCCTGGGGACATCAGCTTCTCATGGATCATTAG GTTTAAATGGGATGAACAGCAGCATATGGGAACACTTTGCTTCGGGGAGTTTTTCGCCCAGTACCTCACCTGCATTTCTGTCAGGTCCAGGTGCTGCGGAGCTGGCACGGCTACGACAGGAACTGGATGAAGCCAACGGCACAATAAAGCAGTGGGAAGAGTCTTGGAAACAAGCCAAACAG GCTTGTGATGCTTGGaaaaaggaggcagaggaagcAAATGATCGCGCCAACACAGCTAACATGGAATGTGAACTGGCCCGGGAGCAGAGGGAAGCCTTGGAGCTGCAAGTGAAGAAactgcaggaggagctggagaggaTCCACACAGGCCAGGACCCTCAGTTTCTGCGCTCCTTCTCTGATCTGGAATCACTCTCGCTCTCTTCGCTTTACACCCTTCAGAAACAGCTGCGGGCAAACCTGGAGAAAGTCGATAAG GCGGTATTTCAGATGCAGTCAGTGAAATGCCTTAAGTGTCAGGAGGAGAACCGGGTGGTGTTACCGTGCCAACACGCAGTGCTGTGTGAAACGTGCGCCGAGGAGGGCGAGTGCCCCATCTGCCATCCCAACAGGCCCCACTCTCTCCAGTCGTGA